The Streptomyces sp. NBC_00670 genome window below encodes:
- a CDS encoding LysR substrate-binding domain-containing protein, with the protein MYEPTHLRTFLAVAQTLSFTQAARRLGLRQSTVSQHVRRLEDATGRALFARDTHSVELTEDGEAMLGFARRILEVHEQAAAHFGGARPRGRLRFGASEDFVLTRLPEILEGFRRENPEVDLELTVELSGTLHERLAAGQLDLVLAKRRDGDPRGQLVRHDELVWIGAERFRLDPARPVPLIVYPPPGITRELALRALERAGRAWRITCTSGSLNGLVAAARAGLGVMAHSRGLVPPGLVRVPERVGLPVLGEVDFVLVHAERAGAARVAAEALAGAVLAGGARLRRAGQ; encoded by the coding sequence ATGTACGAGCCCACCCATCTGCGTACCTTCCTCGCGGTGGCGCAGACGCTGAGCTTCACGCAGGCCGCCCGGCGGCTCGGGCTGCGCCAGTCGACGGTCAGCCAGCATGTGCGCCGGCTCGAGGACGCGACCGGCCGGGCACTGTTCGCCCGGGACACCCACTCCGTGGAGCTGACGGAGGACGGCGAGGCGATGCTCGGCTTCGCGCGCCGGATCCTGGAGGTGCACGAGCAGGCGGCGGCGCACTTCGGCGGTGCGCGGCCGCGGGGGCGGCTGCGGTTCGGGGCGTCTGAGGACTTCGTCCTGACCCGGCTGCCGGAGATCCTGGAGGGGTTCCGGCGCGAGAACCCCGAGGTCGATCTGGAGCTGACGGTGGAGCTGTCGGGCACCCTGCACGAGCGGCTCGCGGCCGGGCAACTGGACCTGGTGCTGGCCAAGCGGCGGGACGGGGATCCGCGGGGGCAGCTCGTCCGCCACGACGAGCTGGTGTGGATCGGGGCGGAGCGGTTCCGGCTGGATCCGGCGCGGCCGGTGCCGTTGATCGTCTATCCGCCGCCGGGGATCACGCGGGAGCTGGCCTTGCGGGCGCTGGAGCGGGCGGGGCGGGCGTGGCGGATCACCTGCACGAGCGGAAGTCTCAACGGGCTGGTGGCGGCGGCGCGGGCGGGGCTGGGGGTGATGGCGCACTCGCGGGGGCTGGTGCCGCCGGGGTTGGTGCGGGTGCCGGAGCGGGTGGGGCTGCCGGTGCTGGGGGAGGTGGACTTCGTGCTGGTGCATGCGGAGCGGGCGGGGGCGGCTCGGGTCGCGGCGGAGGCGTTGGCGGGGGCGGTGCTGGCGGGTGGGGCTCGGCTGCGGCGGGCGGGGCAGTGA
- a CDS encoding beta-ketoacyl-ACP synthase III: MTHGSRLTAVGHYQPAGILTNEDLAGMVDTSDEWIRSRVGIRTRHVAGPDEPVDELAAHAAAKALAAAGHGPETVDLVVVATSTAIDRSPNTAARVAARLGIPSPAAMDVNVVCAGFPHALATADHAVRAGAATRALVIGADKMSEVTDWTDRTTCVLVGDGAGAAVVEADVERPAGADGAAAADARPGIGPVLWGSVPEMGHAVRIEGTPPRFAQEGQSVYRWATTRLPAIARQVCERSGIAPADLAGVVLHQANLRIIEPLAEKIGAVNAVVARDVTESGNTSAASIPLALSKLVERGELTTGDPVLLFGFGGNLSYAGQVIRCP, translated from the coding sequence ATGACGCACGGCTCACGCCTCACCGCCGTCGGCCATTACCAGCCCGCCGGGATCCTCACCAACGAGGACCTGGCGGGCATGGTCGACACCAGTGACGAGTGGATCCGCAGCCGGGTGGGCATCCGCACCCGGCACGTCGCCGGGCCCGACGAGCCGGTCGACGAACTCGCCGCGCACGCCGCCGCCAAGGCCCTCGCCGCGGCCGGGCACGGCCCCGAGACCGTCGACCTCGTCGTCGTCGCCACCTCCACGGCGATCGACCGGTCCCCGAACACCGCCGCCCGGGTCGCCGCCCGGCTCGGCATCCCCTCGCCGGCCGCGATGGACGTCAACGTCGTCTGCGCCGGGTTCCCGCACGCGCTGGCCACCGCCGACCACGCCGTCCGCGCGGGCGCCGCCACCCGCGCGCTGGTCATCGGCGCCGACAAGATGTCCGAGGTCACGGACTGGACGGACCGTACGACCTGCGTCCTGGTCGGCGACGGGGCGGGCGCGGCCGTCGTCGAGGCCGACGTCGAAAGGCCCGCCGGGGCCGACGGGGCCGCCGCGGCCGACGCGCGCCCCGGTATCGGGCCCGTGCTGTGGGGCTCCGTACCCGAGATGGGGCACGCCGTACGCATCGAGGGCACCCCGCCGCGCTTCGCCCAGGAGGGGCAGAGCGTCTACCGCTGGGCGACCACCCGCCTCCCCGCCATCGCCCGCCAGGTGTGCGAACGCTCCGGCATCGCGCCCGCGGACCTCGCCGGAGTCGTCCTGCACCAGGCCAACCTGCGCATCATCGAACCGCTCGCCGAGAAGATCGGCGCCGTCAACGCCGTCGTCGCCCGGGACGTCACCGAGTCCGGCAACACCTCCGCCGCCAGCATTCCGCTCGCCCTCTCCAAGCTCGTCGAGCGCGGCGAACTGACCACCGGCGACCCGGTCCTCCTCTTCGGCTTCGGCGGCAATCTGTCGTACGCGGGACAGGTGATCCGCTGCCCCTGA
- a CDS encoding MFS transporter small subunit: MTGESSPPPDRRPLIALSWLWVGAPLAYGLYELVRKATQLFTG, encoded by the coding sequence ATGACCGGCGAGAGCAGTCCGCCGCCTGACCGCCGTCCGCTGATCGCCCTCTCCTGGCTGTGGGTGGGCGCCCCGCTCGCCTACGGTCTGTACGAACTGGTGCGCAAGGCGACGCAACTGTTCACCGGCTGA
- a CDS encoding helix-turn-helix transcriptional regulator: MSSPHPYARELGDFLRARRGRIAPRDVGLEPGGRRKVTGLRREELALLAGLSTDYYQRMEQGREVRPSDGVLEALAGALGLDDAERRHLFTLARAARRPAPAPVDRAPERVPRRTRRLLRVMDTPAVVLGRHLDLLDWNEMAEALLGDPSGLPPDRLNMLLLLFDDELNHGRRCQDWERQALDYIGMLRTAVATDPTHPRATAIVGELSIRSAEFRRLWARHDVCASVSGTKTFRVPEVGDLVLDWDTYPLPGDPGPVMLVFTAEPGPAADRLRLLASLRATRSARAGRGRGD; this comes from the coding sequence ATGAGCAGCCCGCACCCGTACGCCCGCGAACTCGGCGACTTCCTGCGCGCCCGCCGCGGCCGGATCGCCCCGCGCGACGTCGGCCTGGAGCCGGGCGGCCGGCGCAAGGTGACCGGGCTGCGGCGCGAGGAGCTGGCCCTGCTGGCCGGGCTGAGCACCGACTACTACCAGCGGATGGAGCAGGGCCGGGAGGTACGCCCGTCCGACGGCGTCCTGGAGGCGCTGGCCGGCGCGCTCGGCCTCGACGACGCCGAGCGCCGGCACCTGTTCACCCTGGCCCGCGCCGCCCGCCGGCCCGCACCCGCCCCGGTGGACCGCGCCCCGGAACGCGTGCCGCGGCGCACCCGCCGGCTGCTGCGCGTCATGGACACCCCGGCCGTCGTCCTCGGCAGGCACCTGGACCTGCTCGACTGGAACGAGATGGCCGAGGCCCTGCTCGGCGACCCGTCCGGGCTCCCGCCCGACCGGCTCAACATGCTCCTGCTGCTGTTCGACGACGAACTGAACCACGGGCGGCGCTGCCAGGACTGGGAGCGCCAGGCCCTGGACTACATCGGCATGCTCCGCACCGCCGTCGCCACCGACCCCACGCATCCGCGCGCCACCGCGATCGTCGGCGAACTGAGCATCCGCAGCGCGGAGTTCCGGCGGCTGTGGGCCCGGCACGACGTGTGCGCGTCGGTCAGCGGCACGAAGACGTTCCGGGTGCCCGAGGTGGGCGACCTCGTCCTGGACTGGGACACGTACCCGCTGCCCGGCGACCCCGGTCCGGTGATGCTGGTGTTCACCGCCGAGCCCGGCCCCGCCGCGGACCGGCTGCGGCTGCTGGCGTCCCTGCGCGCGACCCGCTCGGCCCGGGCGGGACGGGGGCGGGGTGATTGA
- a CDS encoding oxidoreductase yields MTGWTVDRIPDQHGRVAVVSGANSGLGLVTATELARRGARVVLAVRNTAAGEEAARRMGGDVEVRELDLASLASVRAFAAKLAADYPVIDLLVNNAGLVLLGPRRTSADGFELHFGTNLLGHFALTGLLLGSLSAAPAARVVSLSSITHKNAHLDFDDLMSERDYDAARAYGRSKLAATVFGVELDRRLRGVGASVVSVLAHPGLTRTNLTPRAWEHRGRVGSVIARLGLLVTQPVERGALPQLRAATDPGVRGGQFFGPGGLWETRGRVVEARLSRDAADPGIARRLWETAERLTGVSYL; encoded by the coding sequence ATGACCGGATGGACCGTCGACCGCATTCCCGACCAGCACGGCAGGGTCGCCGTCGTGAGCGGGGCCAACTCGGGCCTCGGCCTGGTCACCGCGACCGAGCTGGCGCGGCGGGGCGCCCGGGTCGTCCTCGCCGTCCGGAACACCGCGGCCGGGGAGGAGGCCGCGCGCCGGATGGGCGGGGACGTCGAGGTGCGGGAGCTGGATCTCGCCTCGCTCGCGTCGGTGCGGGCGTTCGCCGCGAAGCTGGCGGCCGATTACCCGGTGATCGATCTGCTGGTCAACAACGCGGGGCTGGTGCTGCTGGGGCCGCGCCGTACGTCTGCCGACGGGTTCGAGCTGCACTTCGGCACGAATCTGCTGGGGCACTTCGCGTTGACCGGGTTGCTGCTCGGCAGTCTCTCGGCGGCGCCGGCCGCGCGAGTGGTGAGCCTCAGCTCGATCACGCACAAGAACGCGCACCTCGACTTCGACGACCTGATGTCGGAGCGGGACTACGACGCGGCCCGTGCGTACGGGCGGTCGAAGCTCGCGGCGACGGTGTTCGGGGTGGAGCTCGACCGGCGGCTGCGGGGGGTGGGGGCGTCGGTGGTGAGCGTGCTCGCGCATCCGGGGCTCACGCGTACGAATCTGACGCCTCGGGCGTGGGAGCACCGGGGGAGGGTGGGAAGTGTGATCGCGCGGCTCGGGTTGCTGGTCACGCAGCCGGTGGAGCGGGGGGCGTTGCCGCAGTTGCGGGCGGCGACGGATCCGGGGGTGCGGGGTGGGCAGTTCTTCGGGCCGGGGGGTTTGTGGGAGACGCGGGGGCGGGTGGTCGAGGCGCGTCTGAGCCGGGATGCGGCCGATCCCGGGATCGCCCGGCGTCTGTGGGAGACGGCCGAGCGGCTGACGGGGGTCAGCTACCTCTGA
- a CDS encoding sugar ABC transporter ATP-binding protein, with protein sequence MAPEPPLLSMSSVTKTFPGVRALDGVDLDVRAGEVHCLLGQNGAGKSTLIKVLAGAYQPDSGTLRWRGEPVTLRSPMAALRLGIATLHQELDLVDHLSVAENVHLGHEPTRAGFVVRARAARSATAALLERLGHPEIRPGRPVGELPAAQRQIVSMARALSHDVRLLVMDEPSAALDPDEVDNLFRIVADLTAADVAVVYISHRLEEIRRIGDRVTVLKDGRAVAGGLPARSTPTREVVALMTGRSIEYVFPDRPEGQADGAATPVLSVRGLSRQGEFAPLDLDVRPGEIVGLAGLVGSGRSEILETVYGARRPTTGHVLVDGRPLRPGSVRAAVRAGLGLAPEERKAQALLMLESVTRNVSVAALPRFARGGWLDRHAEREAARTATRELSLRPDDPAVPVRTLSGGNQQKAVLARWLLRGCRVLLLDEPTRGVDVGARAELYAVIRRLADAGLAVLLVSSEIPEVLGLADRVLVLREGRVVHQAPARGLDEHRVLDLVMNAHRDAREDLSSDSSREGSPAS encoded by the coding sequence ATGGCACCGGAACCACCCCTGCTCAGCATGTCCTCCGTCACCAAGACCTTCCCCGGCGTCCGGGCCCTGGACGGCGTCGACCTCGACGTCCGGGCCGGCGAGGTGCACTGCCTGCTCGGCCAGAACGGCGCCGGCAAGTCCACCCTCATCAAGGTGCTGGCCGGCGCCTACCAGCCCGACTCCGGCACCCTCCGCTGGCGCGGCGAGCCCGTCACCCTCCGCTCGCCCATGGCCGCCCTGCGCCTCGGCATCGCCACCCTCCACCAGGAACTCGACCTGGTGGACCATCTGTCGGTCGCCGAGAACGTCCACCTGGGCCATGAGCCGACCCGCGCCGGCTTCGTCGTACGAGCAAGGGCGGCGAGGTCGGCGACGGCGGCGCTGCTCGAACGGCTCGGGCACCCGGAGATCCGCCCCGGCCGCCCGGTCGGCGAACTCCCGGCGGCACAGCGGCAGATCGTGTCCATGGCGCGGGCGCTCTCGCACGACGTACGGCTCCTCGTGATGGACGAACCCTCCGCCGCCCTCGACCCCGACGAGGTCGACAACCTGTTCCGCATCGTCGCCGACCTCACCGCCGCCGATGTCGCCGTCGTGTACATCTCGCACCGCCTGGAGGAGATCCGCCGCATCGGCGACCGGGTCACCGTCCTCAAGGACGGCCGGGCCGTCGCCGGCGGACTGCCTGCCCGGTCGACGCCCACCCGCGAGGTGGTGGCGCTGATGACCGGCCGCAGCATCGAGTACGTCTTCCCGGACCGGCCGGAGGGGCAGGCGGACGGCGCCGCCACCCCCGTCCTGAGCGTCCGCGGCCTCTCCCGGCAGGGCGAGTTCGCCCCGCTCGACCTCGACGTCCGCCCCGGCGAGATCGTCGGCCTCGCCGGACTTGTCGGCTCCGGCCGCTCCGAGATCCTGGAGACGGTCTACGGCGCCCGCCGCCCCACCACCGGCCACGTCCTCGTCGACGGCCGCCCGCTCAGACCCGGCAGCGTGCGCGCCGCCGTCCGCGCCGGGCTCGGCCTCGCTCCCGAGGAGCGCAAGGCGCAGGCCCTGCTGATGCTGGAGTCCGTCACCCGCAACGTCTCCGTCGCCGCGCTGCCCCGCTTCGCGCGCGGCGGCTGGCTCGACCGGCACGCCGAACGCGAGGCCGCCCGGACCGCCACCCGGGAGCTGTCACTGCGCCCCGACGACCCCGCCGTACCCGTGCGCACCCTGTCCGGCGGCAACCAGCAGAAGGCGGTCCTCGCCCGCTGGCTGCTGCGCGGCTGCCGGGTCCTGCTGCTCGACGAACCCACGCGCGGCGTCGACGTCGGCGCCCGCGCCGAGCTCTACGCGGTGATCCGGCGGCTGGCCGACGCGGGCCTCGCCGTCCTGCTGGTCTCCAGCGAGATCCCCGAGGTGCTCGGCCTCGCCGACCGCGTCCTGGTGCTCCGCGAGGGCCGCGTCGTCCACCAGGCACCCGCCCGCGGCCTCGACGAACACCGCGTACTCGACCTCGTCATGAACGCGCACCGGGACGCGCGCGAGGACCTGTCCAGCGACTCCTCCCGGGAAGGGAGCCCGGCCTCATGA
- the fdhD gene encoding formate dehydrogenase accessory sulfurtransferase FdhD translates to MGRVTERRRVIRIRDGAVSARPDTLVAEEPLEIRLNGKQLAITMRTPGDDFALAAGFLVSEGVLGAGDELRNIVYCAGATGGGPSLLERSRELGGGSNTYNVVDVQTAPDVVIPDITLERNVYTTSSCGLCGKASLDAVRTTARWAIDDGAAAPMTLTPELLAGLPDRLRAAQRVFDRTGGLHAAALFSEDGELLDIREDVGRHNAVDKLVGRALQNDALPLSRTVLMVSGRASFELAQKAVMAGIPVLAAVSAPSSLAVDLAAESGLTLVGFLRGTSMNVYAGDHRLALEAGGALCF, encoded by the coding sequence ATGGGACGGGTCACGGAACGACGCAGGGTCATCCGCATCCGCGACGGGGCGGTCTCCGCCCGGCCGGACACGCTCGTCGCCGAGGAGCCGCTGGAGATCCGGCTCAACGGCAAACAGCTCGCGATCACCATGCGCACCCCCGGCGACGACTTCGCGCTCGCCGCCGGGTTCCTGGTGAGCGAGGGGGTACTGGGCGCGGGCGACGAGCTGCGGAACATCGTGTACTGCGCGGGCGCGACGGGTGGGGGTCCCTCCCTGCTCGAGCGAAGCCGAGAGCTTGGGGGAGGGTCCAACACGTACAACGTCGTGGACGTGCAGACCGCGCCGGACGTCGTCATCCCCGACATCACGCTCGAACGCAATGTGTACACGACGTCGTCCTGCGGACTGTGCGGCAAGGCGAGCCTGGACGCGGTCCGTACGACGGCCCGCTGGGCGATCGACGACGGTGCCGCCGCGCCCATGACGCTGACGCCGGAGCTGCTGGCCGGCCTGCCGGACCGGCTCCGCGCGGCCCAGCGCGTCTTCGACCGCACGGGCGGGCTGCACGCGGCGGCGCTGTTCTCGGAGGACGGCGAGCTGCTGGACATACGGGAGGACGTGGGCCGGCACAACGCGGTCGACAAGCTGGTGGGCCGCGCGTTGCAGAACGACGCGCTGCCGTTGTCCCGCACGGTCCTGATGGTCTCGGGCCGGGCGTCCTTCGAGCTGGCCCAGAAGGCGGTCATGGCCGGCATCCCAGTCCTCGCCGCGGTCTCGGCCCCGTCCTCCCTGGCGGTCGACCTGGCAGCGGAATCGGGCCTCACGCTGGTCGGTTTCCTCCGCGGCACGTCCATGAACGTGTACGCGGGAGACCACCGGCTCGCCCTGGAGGCAGGGGGCGCCCTCTGTTTCTAG
- a CDS encoding ROK family transcriptional regulator: MTARPGNAHQARLLRLLRDGGPNSRARLGDQVDLSRSRLAVEVDRLLETGLVVADGLAASRGGRRSHNVRLNPQLRFLGVDIGATSVDVAVTNAELEILGHLNEPMDVREGPVAVFEQVLSLAAKLRAAGWAEGFDGAGIGVPGPVRFPEGVPVAPPIMPGWDGFPVREALGQELGCPVLVDNDVNLMALGEQHAGVARTVADFLCVKIGTGIGCGIVVGGHVHRGTTGSAGDIGHIQAVPDGRQCACGNRGCLEAHFSGAALARDAAEAARQGLSAELASRLEANGGLSAVDVAAAAAAGDATSLDLIREGGTRTGQVIAGLVSFFNPGLVVIGGGVTGLGHTLLAAIRTQVYRQSLPLATGNLPIVLGELGPTAGVIGAARLISDHLFSPA, from the coding sequence ATGACGGCACGTCCGGGAAACGCACACCAGGCCCGCCTGCTGCGGCTGTTGCGCGACGGCGGCCCCAACTCCCGGGCCCGCCTCGGCGACCAGGTCGATCTGTCACGGTCCAGGCTGGCCGTGGAGGTGGACCGGCTGCTGGAGACGGGCCTCGTCGTGGCCGACGGACTCGCCGCCTCGCGCGGCGGCCGCCGCTCCCACAACGTCCGCCTCAATCCGCAACTCCGCTTTCTCGGCGTCGACATCGGCGCGACCTCGGTCGACGTCGCCGTCACCAACGCCGAGCTGGAGATCCTCGGTCACCTCAACGAACCGATGGACGTGCGCGAGGGCCCGGTCGCGGTCTTCGAGCAGGTTTTGTCCCTGGCGGCGAAGCTCAGGGCCGCCGGGTGGGCGGAGGGGTTCGACGGCGCCGGCATCGGCGTCCCCGGGCCGGTCCGCTTTCCCGAGGGCGTCCCGGTGGCGCCGCCGATCATGCCCGGCTGGGACGGCTTCCCCGTACGGGAGGCGCTCGGCCAGGAGCTGGGCTGCCCGGTCCTCGTCGACAACGACGTGAACCTCATGGCGCTGGGGGAGCAGCACGCCGGCGTCGCCCGCACCGTCGCCGACTTCCTCTGCGTCAAGATCGGCACCGGTATCGGCTGCGGCATCGTCGTCGGCGGCCACGTCCACCGCGGCACGACGGGCAGCGCGGGCGACATCGGGCACATCCAGGCCGTGCCCGACGGACGGCAGTGTGCCTGCGGCAACCGGGGCTGCCTGGAGGCCCACTTCAGCGGTGCCGCGCTCGCCCGCGACGCGGCGGAGGCCGCCCGGCAGGGCCTGTCGGCCGAACTCGCGAGCCGACTGGAGGCGAACGGCGGCCTGAGCGCCGTCGACGTCGCCGCCGCGGCCGCCGCGGGCGACGCCACCTCGCTCGACCTCATCAGGGAGGGCGGCACCCGCACCGGCCAGGTCATCGCGGGCCTGGTCAGCTTCTTCAACCCGGGCCTCGTGGTGATCGGCGGCGGGGTCACCGGCCTCGGCCACACCCTGCTCGCCGCGATCCGCACCCAGGTCTACCGCCAGTCCCTGCCGCTGGCGACCGGCAACCTCCCCATCGTGCTGGGCGAACTGGGCCCCACCGCCGGAGTCATCGGCGCGGCCCGGCTCATCAGCGACCACCTGTTCTCACCCGCGTAA
- a CDS encoding OFA family MFS transporter, protein MSPPVAPPGWSRWLVPPAALAIHLSIGQAYAWSVFKPPLESALDLSGTQSALPFQLGIVMLGLSAAFGGTLVERKGPRWAMTVALVCFSSGFLLSALGAATEQYWLIVLGYGFVGGIGLGIGYISPVSTLIKWFPDRPGMATGIAIMGFGGGALIASPWSAQMLDSFGTDSGGIALAFLVHGLAYAVFMTLGVLLVRVPRERAPVVPAAGEETAGAEAPAVAAPVHVSARSAVRTPQFWLLWIVLVTNVTAGIGILEKAAPMITDFFAGSSTPVSVSAAAGFVALLSAANMAGRIGWSTTSDLIGRKNIYRVYLGVGAVMYALIALFGDDSKPLFVLCALVVLSFYGGGFSTAPAYLKDLFGTYQVGAIHGRLLTAWSLAGVLGPLIVNWIADHQEDAGKHGADLYTLSFLIMIGLLVVGFVANELVRPVHPRHHVPVSGKEAADDRREQSAA, encoded by the coding sequence ATGAGCCCCCCTGTCGCACCCCCCGGCTGGAGCCGCTGGCTCGTTCCCCCGGCCGCCCTCGCCATTCACCTCTCCATCGGCCAGGCCTACGCCTGGAGCGTGTTCAAGCCGCCCCTCGAATCCGCCCTGGACCTCTCCGGCACTCAGAGCGCCCTCCCCTTCCAGCTCGGCATCGTGATGCTCGGCCTGTCCGCCGCCTTCGGCGGCACGCTCGTCGAGCGCAAGGGGCCCCGCTGGGCCATGACCGTCGCCCTGGTCTGCTTCTCCTCCGGCTTCCTGCTGTCCGCCCTCGGCGCTGCCACCGAGCAGTACTGGCTGATCGTCCTCGGCTACGGCTTCGTCGGCGGCATCGGTCTCGGCATCGGCTACATCTCCCCGGTCTCCACGCTCATCAAGTGGTTCCCGGACCGCCCCGGCATGGCCACCGGAATCGCCATCATGGGCTTCGGCGGCGGTGCGCTGATCGCCTCGCCCTGGTCGGCGCAGATGCTGGACTCCTTCGGCACCGACAGCGGGGGCATCGCCCTCGCGTTCCTCGTGCACGGACTGGCGTACGCCGTCTTCATGACCCTCGGTGTCCTTCTCGTCCGGGTGCCGCGCGAGCGCGCCCCCGTCGTCCCGGCGGCCGGGGAGGAGACGGCCGGAGCCGAGGCCCCGGCCGTCGCCGCCCCCGTCCACGTCTCCGCCCGCAGTGCCGTCCGCACCCCGCAGTTCTGGCTGCTGTGGATCGTGCTGGTCACCAACGTGACCGCCGGCATCGGCATCCTGGAGAAGGCCGCGCCGATGATCACGGACTTCTTCGCGGGCTCGTCGACCCCCGTCTCCGTCTCCGCGGCGGCCGGCTTCGTCGCCCTGCTGTCCGCGGCCAACATGGCCGGCCGCATCGGCTGGTCCACCACCTCCGACCTGATCGGCCGGAAGAACATCTACCGCGTCTACCTCGGCGTCGGCGCCGTGATGTACGCGCTGATCGCCCTGTTCGGCGACGACTCCAAGCCGCTGTTCGTGCTGTGCGCGCTGGTCGTCCTCTCCTTCTACGGCGGCGGCTTCTCGACCGCACCCGCCTATCTGAAGGACCTCTTCGGCACCTACCAGGTCGGCGCCATCCACGGCCGGCTGCTCACCGCCTGGTCCCTGGCCGGTGTGCTCGGCCCGCTGATCGTCAACTGGATCGCCGACCACCAGGAGGACGCGGGCAAGCACGGCGCCGACCTCTACACCCTGTCCTTCCTCATCATGATCGGGCTGCTCGTCGTCGGCTTCGTCGCCAACGAACTCGTCCGCCCCGTCCACCCCCGTCACCACGTCCCCGTATCCGGCAAGGAGGCCGCCGATGACCGGCGAGAGCAGTCCGCCGCCTGA
- a CDS encoding bile acid:sodium symporter family protein → MKRLRWPRWMPVDPYIVLLLATVGLAALVPARDTAADAVSGASTAAIAFLFFLYGARLSTREAMDGLRHWRLHVTVLLCTFVVFPLLGLAARGLVPVLLTHSLYTGLLFLTLVPSTIQSSIAFTSIARGNVPAAICAGSFSSLAGIVVTPLLAAALLGDSGGGFSLDSLVKIVLQLLVPFVAGQVLRRWIGGFVARHKKVLGLVDRGSILLVVYSAFSEGMVRGIWHQVNVVRLAGLLGVEAVLLAVMLALTWYGARALGFGREDRIAIQFAGSKKSLASGLPMASVLFGAQASLAVLPLMLFHQMQLMVCAVIARRRAKDDDARPPGDHRPAPTRKRTPTPQ, encoded by the coding sequence GTGAAACGCCTGCGATGGCCGCGATGGATGCCCGTCGACCCGTACATCGTCCTGCTGCTGGCGACGGTGGGACTCGCGGCCCTCGTCCCGGCGCGCGACACCGCCGCCGACGCGGTCTCCGGCGCCTCCACGGCCGCGATCGCCTTCCTCTTCTTCCTCTACGGGGCTCGGCTCTCCACCCGTGAGGCGATGGACGGACTGCGCCACTGGCGGCTCCACGTCACCGTCCTGCTCTGCACCTTCGTCGTCTTCCCACTGCTCGGGCTGGCCGCGCGCGGGCTCGTGCCGGTGCTGCTGACGCACTCCCTGTACACCGGGCTGCTCTTCCTCACGCTCGTCCCCTCGACCATCCAGTCCTCGATCGCGTTCACCTCCATCGCCCGCGGCAACGTGCCCGCCGCGATCTGCGCGGGCTCCTTCTCCTCGCTCGCCGGGATCGTCGTCACGCCGTTGCTCGCGGCGGCGCTGCTCGGTGACAGCGGGGGCGGGTTCTCCCTGGACTCCCTGGTCAAGATCGTGCTCCAGCTCCTCGTGCCGTTCGTGGCCGGGCAGGTGCTGCGGCGCTGGATCGGGGGGTTCGTGGCCCGGCACAAGAAGGTGCTGGGGCTCGTCGACCGGGGTTCGATCCTGCTGGTCGTCTACTCGGCGTTCAGCGAGGGCATGGTGCGGGGCATCTGGCACCAGGTGAACGTGGTGCGGCTGGCCGGCCTCCTCGGGGTGGAGGCGGTGCTGCTCGCGGTGATGCTGGCGCTGACCTGGTACGGGGCGCGGGCGCTGGGGTTCGGGCGGGAGGACCGGATCGCGATCCAGTTCGCGGGGTCGAAGAAGTCGCTGGCGTCGGGGCTGCCGATGGCGAGCGTGCTGTTCGGGGCGCAGGCGTCGTTGGCGGTGCTGCCGCTGATGCTGTTCCACCAGATGCAGCTGATGGTGTGCGCGGTGATCGCCCGGCGGCGGGCCAAGGACGACGACGCGCGGCCACCGGGCGACCACCGGCCCGCCCCCACCCGAAAACGAACCCCTACTCCCCAGTAA
- a CDS encoding GntR family transcriptional regulator — MPARPGPLRDRVHEALLDLITSRALPPGRHLVESELARHLGVSRQPVREALQRLSTEGWVDLRPAQGAFVHEPTEAEAEQLGTVRTLLEGEAARLAATAAGADGVGALEVLCAEGERAVAAGDLDRAVALGARFHAKVIELSGNAVLAELAARIDRRVRWYHDPAARQRGPRAWAEHRAITAAIADGDAARATALMRAHTEHIRH, encoded by the coding sequence ATGCCGGCGCGGCCCGGGCCGCTGCGCGACCGGGTCCACGAGGCGCTGCTCGACCTCATCACCAGCCGCGCCCTGCCGCCCGGCCGGCATCTCGTCGAGAGCGAACTGGCCCGGCACCTCGGCGTCTCGCGGCAGCCGGTGCGCGAGGCGTTGCAGCGGCTGAGCACCGAGGGCTGGGTGGACCTCAGACCCGCCCAGGGCGCGTTCGTGCACGAGCCGACGGAGGCCGAGGCCGAGCAACTGGGCACGGTACGCACACTGTTGGAGGGCGAGGCCGCCCGGCTCGCCGCCACGGCCGCCGGCGCGGACGGCGTCGGCGCGCTCGAGGTGCTGTGCGCGGAGGGCGAACGGGCCGTGGCAGCGGGCGACCTGGACCGCGCGGTCGCCCTCGGCGCCCGCTTCCACGCCAAGGTCATCGAACTCTCCGGCAACGCGGTCCTCGCCGAACTGGCCGCCCGGATCGACCGCCGGGTGCGCTGGTACCACGACCCCGCCGCCCGGCAGCGCGGCCCGCGGGCCTGGGCCGAACACCGGGCGATCACGGCCGCGATCGCGGACGGCGACGCCGCCCGCGCGACGGCACTGATGCGCGCCCACACCGAGCACATACGCCACTGA